A genomic region of Rhodococcus oxybenzonivorans contains the following coding sequences:
- a CDS encoding DUF3040 domain-containing protein, producing MLSDDERNALCEIEQRLLASSPTLVRVFHGVTPRPPYDRSVRVRLRVLVLAVTFGMFALRGPRVFNDAEITVRKSSPTPRTTRAVPARNRLAVGGSHSASAIPVNTDTVRILDPSTASGAVLIPWPPREVPAPN from the coding sequence GTGCTCAGCGACGATGAACGAAATGCTCTGTGCGAGATCGAACAACGGCTACTCGCAAGCAGCCCGACGCTGGTCCGAGTGTTTCACGGCGTCACACCGCGCCCACCATACGATCGCAGTGTGCGGGTCCGGCTGAGAGTGCTGGTGCTCGCGGTGACGTTCGGCATGTTTGCACTGCGGGGGCCCCGCGTTTTCAACGACGCCGAGATCACCGTCCGGAAGAGTTCACCGACGCCACGTACAACACGGGCGGTGCCTGCACGCAACCGTCTGGCCGTCGGCGGTTCCCATTCCGCGAGCGCGATTCCGGTCAATACCGACACCGTCCGGATCCTCGATCCGTCGACCGCGTCCGGTGCTGTGCTCATACCGTGGCCGCCCCGCGAGGTGCCGGCACCGAACTGA
- a CDS encoding SPFH domain-containing protein: protein MILYAVAVLVGLGLLGLSSSIRVVKQFERGVVFRFGRVQPAVRAPGLMLLIPIADRLEKVNMQIITMPVPAQDGITRDNVTVRVDAVVYFNVADPVRVAVDVQDYVSAIGQVAQTSLRSIIGKSELDDLLSNREGLNQGLELMIDSPALGWGVQIDRVEIKDVVLPDSMKRSMSRQAEAERERRARIITADGELQASAKLAQAAETMTEHPAALQLRLLQTVVEVAAEKNSTLVLPFPVELLRFLERATPHTAHVPTRTAEPTTTTTPANVNDEPSTRHTQHRPVDARGFALEQSRFG from the coding sequence ATGATTCTCTATGCGGTGGCCGTCTTGGTCGGACTCGGCCTGCTCGGCCTGAGCTCGAGCATTCGCGTCGTCAAACAGTTCGAACGCGGCGTCGTGTTTCGGTTCGGACGCGTCCAGCCCGCCGTCCGCGCACCGGGCCTGATGTTGCTGATCCCGATCGCCGACCGGCTCGAGAAGGTGAACATGCAGATCATCACGATGCCGGTGCCCGCCCAGGACGGCATCACCCGCGACAACGTGACCGTCAGGGTGGATGCGGTCGTCTATTTCAACGTCGCCGATCCGGTGCGAGTGGCAGTGGACGTGCAGGACTACGTCTCCGCGATCGGTCAGGTCGCACAGACGTCGCTGCGGTCGATCATCGGCAAGAGCGAACTCGACGACCTGCTGTCCAACCGGGAGGGCCTCAACCAGGGCTTGGAGCTGATGATCGACAGCCCCGCGCTGGGGTGGGGTGTGCAGATCGACCGGGTGGAGATCAAGGATGTGGTCCTCCCCGATTCGATGAAGCGGTCGATGTCGCGCCAGGCCGAGGCCGAACGTGAACGGCGGGCCCGCATCATCACCGCAGACGGCGAACTGCAAGCCTCGGCGAAACTGGCCCAGGCCGCCGAGACCATGACCGAACATCCCGCCGCCCTGCAACTGCGGCTCCTGCAAACCGTCGTGGAAGTCGCGGCCGAGAAGAATTCGACCCTCGTGCTGCCGTTCCCGGTCGAGTTGCTCCGCTTTCTGGAACGAGCGACACCGCACACCGCCCATGTTCCGACGCGAACAGCCGAACCTACAACCACAACCACTCCTGCCAACGTAAACGACGAACCGTCGACCCGGCACACACAACACAGGCCCGTCGACGCCCGCGGATTCGCCCTCGAGCAATCACGATTCGGATAG
- a CDS encoding DUF488 domain-containing protein, whose amino-acid sequence MGPIELVRAYDARGTKKTSPTFLVDRLWPRGIAKADLDCDAWIKEVAPSTQLRTWFGHQADRFPEFRTRYLQELDTNRAAAQPIVEAARNGTVVLLYSAKDLEHNQAVVLREWISNQF is encoded by the coding sequence ATGGGCCCGATCGAGTTGGTGCGAGCCTATGACGCTCGCGGCACCAAGAAGACATCGCCAACCTTCTTGGTAGATCGACTGTGGCCACGGGGCATCGCGAAAGCGGACCTCGACTGCGACGCCTGGATCAAGGAGGTGGCACCCAGCACGCAGCTGCGGACCTGGTTCGGCCACCAGGCGGATCGCTTTCCGGAGTTCCGCACCCGCTACCTTCAGGAACTCGACACCAATCGCGCTGCCGCCCAACCGATCGTCGAGGCGGCGCGTAACGGGACTGTGGTGCTGCTGTATTCGGCGAAGGACCTCGAGCACAACCAAGCCGTGGTCTTGCGCGAGTGGATCTCGAATCAGTTCTGA
- a CDS encoding RGCVC family protein, whose protein sequence is MASNATNVSSLERALESTPYCTACPHSPDSHDALGIRFCAATSDRNLGRKCICAGEPATGQHYSRY, encoded by the coding sequence ATGGCGTCGAACGCGACCAATGTGTCGAGCCTTGAACGGGCACTGGAATCAACGCCGTACTGCACGGCATGTCCGCACAGCCCGGATTCCCACGATGCGCTCGGTATTCGGTTTTGCGCCGCGACCTCGGACCGAAACCTCGGCCGAAAGTGCATCTGCGCTGGCGAACCGGCGACTGGACAGCACTACTCCCGGTACTGA